Part of the Candidatus Moraniibacteriota bacterium genome is shown below.
AGTAAGAATGGATTTCTATTTCATCCTGGCGACGAAAAAGAGCTTGCTGAAAAGATGCAATTAGCGAGCCGAGTCGATTCAGCTAAGATTGGTGGTCTTGCACGAGCATCTATTAGTGGTCTGCGCGAAGAAAAGTTTCTTGAAGAACTTCTCGCTGTGTACAGGCAGTTGGTTCCATAATGTTTTTGGGCTATCTTTTTAGAAAATCCATCGAAAGGAAAAAATAAAACCGCCTGATGGCGGTTTTATTTGTGAATAGCTGTGTTTTGGATGGGGCTGTTTTTTCTATGGTAGACGTATGGATCTATTTGAAGTATGAGATGAACCAGTGCTTCTTTTATGCAGAGGAGGGAATAGACGAAAACGTAGTTCCACGTTCGCCTCAATCTGCGTTGAGGTTGAAGCAAGAGTCGCCACAGCCATTCAAGACCGAACTTTCGGATGATGAATGGTGCTCGTTTCTGCTTGCCGGTAAGGAAGTCAAATGCCCCTCCTACTCCCATAGCAAGACAAACAGTGCTTCCGGGTATGCTTTGGAGTTGTGCCAGGGAAATTTCCTGAAGTCTTCCACCAAAATTGGAGAGAACGACGGAATGATTAGATGCCTTTCTCAACGATGTCTTTATGGAAATCGGCGAATTTACTGAAACATCGGATCCGAACACTCGTAGTCTCGGAAATTTTTTCTTGATAGCAGACTTTGTTTCTTGAAAGGTGCTTAACCCACAACTATTGACCAAAAGAAAGACGGAAAGATTTGTATGCTCCGAGATTTCGAGTACGTACTCCATGAAGTCAGATCCGGGTACTCGTCCTTTGGGAATTTTCCCTCTAAGAAGAAGAGGAATGTATATTCCAATCCCATCAATAGTCGAGAGGTCAGCATTATTAATGGCATCAAGGAATTCATTATCCCTCTGAGCCGTCATGATGAAATCGGGATTTATCGTGACAATCCGATGGAATTCCGTAGAACGCAAACTATTTTCTACGAAGCGCTTTGCTTCATCGATGGAGGTGTTCTGAATTGTGACGCCAAGGGCGCAAATACGGTCCATATGGTAACTTCAGTAAGTTCGAGAGCTGTATTGTTGCGAACGTATTAGTGTAGCAAAAATCAGGATAATAGTCAAGTGGGCAGACGAGGTAAATAGTCGTGTTTTGTATGTATGCATTTTTTCATCCATTGACAAACCTGCTTTATTTTGCTATTGTTCACCGTTAACTCTTTATGCCCTTCAGGGTCTGCGTTTTATGAAGAATAATGTGAAATCATGGCTTATTGAAGCAGGAATATCGATTTTTATCGTAGGGACTATTGCGCTTCCGTTTTTTGGTTTTGCGCGAAGTGGTGACAAGATTTATGTAGACAAAGACGCTTCCGGTAGGGAAGATGGCTCGTCTTCGCATCCATACAAGACAATTTCAAGCGGGCTTGATAAAGCAAGGGGTGGTGATGAGGTTATTGTGGCCTCCGGAACGTATAAGGAGCGAGTTACTATCCCGAGTGATGTGAAGCTCTCTGGCTCAGGACAGCAAAAAACTTTTATAAAATCCGATGACAAGGATGATGCTGTTGTGGAAATGAAAAGCGGATCAAAGCTATGGGGGTTTACTGTTGAAAATGGGAGAATGGGGATTTATGTCAACAAAGATGCAAAGGTGGATATTGTAGGGTCTAGAATTCGTGACAATAGACATGAAGGTATCTTTGTGGAAAAAGGCGATCGAACCGATAGAAAGCTTGTGAGTATTTCAAAGGTTGAGATTATTGGTAACGGTTGGTCCGGAGTATATTCGAAGACGCGAAAAATTTCGATTACGGAATCCGACATAAAAGATAATGGTAAGAATGGCGTTGTATTCGAATCTGGTGTTCGTGCATGGATTGACAACAATTCAATTAGCGAGAATAAAGGATCTGGTCTTGTAATGAATCTTGATGGCGCCGATGTGACGGTTGCGAGCAAGAATACATTTCGCAAAAATGATCGTGAAGGAATCGAAGTGAGTTCGTATGGCACAACGGGCACAATCGATATTAAGAAATCCCGTCTTTCAGAGAATGGGCACTATGGTGTCGCGAGAATTTCTCGGACGGCAAGTGCTTCCGTGTCGATATGGAACGGATTGGTGATTGAGGGAAATAATACTTTCTTCGGAAACGGTTTGGGGAATACGTCGCCAATTGTGAGAGGATTCTAAATATCTGTCATCTGGTAATTGCGTTCCTTACAAGACAAAAACAAAAACGAAAACGAAGGGGAAATTTCGTAACGACTTCTTGTATGCGCATTGCGTTTATCGGGCAGAAAGGCATCCCAGCAAAATCCGGAAGTGTTGAGAAATATGTTGAGCGAATTTCGGTGCGCATGGCGGAGAAGGGTCATGATGTTTTTGTCTATGCGCGGGCGCACTATACCGATCCGGAACTTCGTGCGTGGAAAGGGGTGCATATTATTCATGTACCGAGTATTCCAACGAAGCACTTGGATGCTATTTCGCATACCTTTTTTGCGACAGTGCACGCGCTTTTCCATCGTTACGATATCATTCATTATCAGGCGGTTGGACCGTCGATGCTCTCGTTTATTCCCGCAATGCTTTTGCGTCATGCGCAGGTAGTGTCTACCTTTCACTGTCGTGACTATTTTCATCAGAAGTGGGGGTGGATTTCACGGAGGGCACTTCGTTTTGGTGAGTGGGTTGCCTGTCGCGCTCCGAAGAAGACTATCGTTGTTTCGAAGGAGCTTCTCGAGTATACGAAGAAAAACTATGGCCGTCATGCGGAGTTTATTCCCAATGGGGCAAATATTTCCGAAAAGGCGATAGCGACAACACTTGGTGAATTTGGACTTCGTGAGGGTCGCTATGTGCTTTCGGTTGGGCGGCTCGTCGGACACAAAGGCGTGCACTATCTCATAAAGGCGTTTCTTGAGCTTGAGGATACGAACAAATTGCCGAATAATACGAAGCTTGTCATCGTCGGTTCGCATGCGAATACGAAGGACTACGAATCCTATCTCCATCTCATGGCGAAAGGACGAGAGAATGTTATCTTTCTCGGTGAACGCTTCGGACGAGAGCTCGAGGAATTGTTCTCGCATGCAGGACTCTTTGTGCAGCCGTCGGAATCCGAAGGCATGCCGATTGTTCTCCTCGAATCGATGGCACATGCCTTGCCGACACTGGCAAGTGATATCCGTGTGCATTGCGAAGTGCTCTCGGGTGTCGGGCTACTTTTTCAGAACAAGAACGTAGCAGACCTCCGTGACAAGATGGCCTTCCTCCTGAATGCGCCGGAAGAGGGGAGTCGACTTGGGGTTGCGGCGCAGAATCGTATTCGAAATGAATATTCTTGGGATGCTATTGCTGAGCGAACGTTATCTGTGTATGAGTCAATCCTGCCGCAGACGAAGAAGCTCAAGCGATTAAATTTCCGGAAGCGACTTCATGCTCAGCATATCCGTTCAATCGGAACCGAATTATGATGAAATTCCTCGCCAATTTTTTTCAGGCATTCCCGCGGTATTTCTTTTTGCTCTTCGTGGTGTTTTTCGCAGTGGGATTTTTCGTTTTCTATGAATCATTCCGCATGTATCGTGCGGAATCGGAATTAATCGTGATTTCTCATGGACCTACGGTCTCTGCCGATGAGGTTGCTGTGACACTCTCGCACATTCCTTCGACGCTCTCTTTCTATGATCGACTCCGAGAGGATCACAGCAATGTGAGTGATCCGTGGACAGGAGACTCTCCTGCTGATCGGAAGCTCGCGTGGAATCGTGTCATTGATGCGGCGTCAGTTTCTGGGAGCAGCGTGATTCATCTGTCGGTTGTCGGCAGTGATCCATCACAGGCGAGTGCGTTGCTGAGCGCTTCTATCGAGACGCTCTATGGTTTCTCGGGGCGGTTGTATAATCGGAATACAGAGGCAGAGATGCGGCTTCTCGAAGACGTTATCGTTCGTTCGGTGGTGACAAATGCCTGGGCACTTTTCTTGCTTAGCGCTGTATGTTCGGCGCTTGCAGCGCTTCTCATTTCGTTGCTCTTGCAGAATTCGGAGAACTTTTTGAAACGAGCAACGCTTCCCGATATTTCTCTCTTTCGCGCAAAGTATCTTCCTGCACATTTGGGAGGGCAAGGGAAAGAGGGGATTCGTCCGGTAGGATCATTTCCGGATATTACGCAAGAAGAGAGTCATTTGCCATCTGAAGTGTCCATAATTTCAGGCGAATCGGCATCTTCGACACTCTCGGCACCTCCAACTGAAGAAATATCTCCATCGCCTCATGTGAATGATATTGATGAGTTAGCATTATCGGTTGCAGAGCCTATAGAAAACAATGTAGACAAAGAATCTTCACCAAGTAGAGCCTCTTCAGAGTCTGTTTCAGGAGAAGAGAAAAGAGAAAGCTATGAGTCGAGAATGAGTGATGAACCGGAAGATATATGGGAGAAACCTCGTTTTGCTCCCGTAGGGAGAATGAGAATCGGCATGAAGCAGACAGGAGAGGGAGGTTTTTCTCAGAAGAATGCTTCCGAAGTTGCCCCTGCTGATGTTCGAAATGACACGGTGTCTGAAAAAATGCCGGAGAAGATTTCTGCAGAAGAGAAAAGGCAGGAAACAGTATCGGAGCAAGTCAGAACAACCTCTCATCGAAATGAAACGAGAGCGGGTGTTCCGGGGAATCTCACGACGGTTTCGGCACAGGATTTTACCTGGGATAAGTTTCTCTTTCAGGATGAGGAGAATAGTTCGAAAAAAGAGGAGAAGAAAGAAAGAGTGGATGAAGGAGAGTCAGAATCGAAGACAGAAGTTGTTTCAGCTTTGGAAAGCGCAGTGAAACACGAGCCGACGCCCGAAGAACTCAAGGCGCGACTCAATCAACTCTTACGAGGCGAGCTCTAAGAATCTGTTTATAATCGTCATATGAAACGCTACTCGTGGAAATTTTGGATACTGTTTTGGTCAATATCACTCCTCTTATTGTCGAGTTGGTTTTGTTTTCTCGAAATTCGAAACGGTCACTGGAAACTTTTTGATGTACCGACGCGCATATTGCCCGTTTCAACAGAAACACGTAAGGATATGCGCGCGCTTTTGTCGATTGCCGACTTCGTACTCAAGAAAGATGATGTGACGCGAACCTATCTCGTCCTCTTTCAAAACAATTATGAGCTTCGTCCGGGCGGGGGATTTATCGGATCATTTGGTATTGTAAAAATACGAAATGGCGAACTGCTCGATTTCGCCGTGCATGACACGGGGAACTTTGACGGGCGTATACCCTCGACGGTTTCGCCACCCTATCCGATGAAGGAATTGCTTCGTATCGATTCATGGAAACTGCGCGATTCGAATTATTCTCCGGACTTCCCGACCAATGCTCGGCAGGCGGAAACCTTTTACCAGATGGGCGAAGGCAGTGAATCATTCGACGGCATTGTCGGTATTACGACAGATGTCTTGGTGTCGTTTCTTGGTGTCACTGGTCCGGTCGAAGTACCGGGATATCCGGGCACGTATGGTGGAGAGAGCGCCGTGTGGGATCTCGAATATCAGGTGGAGAAGGGCTTCATTGATCAGGGTATCGAGCGGGGGGATCGGAAGTCGATGATGAATCTCTTGGGACTCCAGGTACTTGATCGTCTGAAATCTCTGAGCCTTACGGATCGGTACCGCTTGTTTGAGGTGGCACTTGCCGATCTTCATGCCAAGGATATCCAGCTCTTCTTCGATGATGAGGGCGTGACGCAGAAAATTCAGGATGCCGGTTGGGACGGATCGATTAATCAGACATGGAAGAATGATTCTTTCCTTGCTGTCGATGCAAATTTGGGCGCGTGGAAGAGTGACTACTTCGTGAAACGTTCATACGAGTATACGGTAGATTTTTCTGGCGAAAAGCCTCAGGCGCGTTTTGCTCTTACTTATAATCATACGGCGACTGAGAAAGATTGGCGCGTCAACAATTACCAGTCATTCCTTCGTCTCTATGTGCCGAAGGGGAGCTGGCTTGTTTCGTCGGAGGGATTCTTGGGCGACACGACATTTGGTGATGAACTTGGCAGGAAAACTTTTGGCGGTATCGTACAAGTCCCCCTTGGAACAGAGAAAACAGTTGCGTTTACCTATACGCTTCCCGATACGGTATCGTCGGCGTTCTATGAACTTGATATTGAGAAGCAGCCGGGATTGCATCGCGTCCCTGTTTCAGTGACGGTTATCAAGAAGGATGGATCGAAAATTCAGAAGCAATTTGTCTTGGATCGAAATGTACGGATACTTGCAACCGGCGAGCTGATTGAGCCATAGCGTGTTGGATTTGTGTGTGATTTGCTTTGACTTTGCCTCTGATTCGCCCTAGAATACAGGGGCTTTTCTTCTTTCAGGGATTGCCGTGTTCAGACTCGTAAACCGCGCTTTCAACAAATTCTATGGGACTCTTTGCAAAAATTTTTGGATCGAATGATCGCGTAATCGCGAAACTACGCCCGATAGTTGCGCGAGTGAATGGGCATGAGGCAAAGATAAAAGCGCTATCCGACGATGCCCTGCGGGCGAAGACGGAAGAATTTCGCGCGCGTATTGCAAAGGGCGCTTCGCTTGACCAATTGCTTCCTGAGGCATTTGCTGTCGTCCGCGAAGTAGCGAATCGTATTATCGGCGAGCGGCACTATGATGTTCAGTTGATGGGCGGTGTCGTATTGCATCAGGGGAAAATCGCCGAGATGAAGACGGGTGAGGGGAAGACCCTCACATCGACTCTGGCGATTTATCTCAATGCGCTTGCCGGAAAGGGCGTGCATGTTGTGACGGTCAATGATTATCTTGCCAAGCGCGATGCGAACTGGATGGGATCGGTGTACCACGCACTGGGAATGTCGACCGCGTGTATTCTCCAACAGGGTATTTCCTATCGCTATACGCCGACAGTGATTGATCGGGATGAAGTCAGTGTTGAACCGGAAAATCTTATCCCGATTTCACGACGCGAGGCATATGCTTCGGATATCACCTATGGGACGAATAACGAATTTGGCTTCGACTATTTGCGCGACAACATGGTGCAGAATGCCGAACACATGGTACAACGCGACCTTTTCTACGCGATTGTCGACGAAGTGGACTCGATACTTATAGACGAGGCGCGGACACCTCTCATTATTTCGGCGCCAGACGCCGAGTCGACCAAGCTTTATCAGCAATTTGCGAGTATTGTTCCGCGACTCAAGAGCGAGGAAGACTATACTGTGGATGAAAAGATGAAATCTATCTCTATCACCGAGGCAGGCATTGCAAAGGTGGAACAGTCGCTTGGTATTGGGAATATTTACGAGTCCGGGCGCGTGCAGTATGTGCATCATTTGGAGCAGTCGCTTAAGGCAGAAGTGATTTTCAAGCGCGATCGCGACTATGTCGTGAAAGATGGCGAGGTTATTATTGTCGATGATTTCACAGGGCGTCTCATGGTTGGGCGACGCTATAGCGATGGATTGCACCAGGCAATTGAGGCAAAGGAGCGTGTCGCGGTGCAGAAGGAATCTCGGACTTTGGCGACGATTACGTTTCAAAATTATTTTCGCCTGTACGAAAAGCTCGCCGGTATGACTGGTACGGCGATGACGAGTGCGGAAGAATTTCGCAAGGTGTATGAGATTGATTCGATAGAGATTCCCACGAATAAGACGATGGTGCGGAAAGATCTTCCGGATATTGTCTACAAAACCGAAGAGGAAAAGTTTCGTGCTATTGCCAAAAAATTGAAGACGCTTCGCGAGGAGGGACAGCCTGCTCTCGTGGGAACGATTGCGATTGAGAAATCGGAATATCTGAGTGCGCTACTCTCACGAGAGGGCGTGCCACATGAAGTCTTGAATGCGAAGAACCATGAGCATGAGGCAGCGATTGTTGCGCGGGCGGGGCAACTTGGCTCTGTGACGATTGCGACCAACATGGCGGGTCGTGGGACGGATATCAAGCTTGGCGAGGGTGTCCGCGAAGTAGGAGGACTCTGCATCATCGGTACTGAGCGGCATGAGGCGCGACGCATCGACAATCAGTTGCGCGGGCGCGCAGGTCGTCAGGGCGACCCGGGAACATCGCAGTTCTATGTCTCACTTGAGGATGAACTCATGCGACGATTCGGTGGCGACACACTGAAAAATATGATGACCCGACTTCGCCTGCCCGAAGATGAGCCGATTCAAAACGGGCTTATCTCGAGAACTATCGAGAGCGCGCAGAACAAAATCGAGGGATTCAACTTTGATATCCGGAAGCACGTGCTCGAATACGATGACGTGATGAATAAGCAGCGGGAAGTCGTGTATCGCCGTCGCCGAACCGTCCTTCGCACGAGTGATATGCGCAGTGATACTCTGCGACTTTTGGGAGAAGAATTGGAAAAGATACTCTCCGCGCATGCCGTCTCCGAAGATGGCGGATGGGATACAAATTCTATCTTGGATGATATAAGAAATATCTTCCCGATAGATGAGAAAAAAATGCGCAATCGTCTTGATGCTATTCTTCGCGATTCTTCGAAAGAACAGCCGGCGAAAATTTCTGCAACTATTGGAGACTTTCTCGGTGAGGCGAAAGTGGAATACGGGAAAAAAGAAAAAGAAATCGGGACGGATGCGTGGTTGCATATTCAGCAAACAATCTTTCTGCGAACACTCGATGCTTTGTGGATGAATCACCTCGATGAAATCGACTATCTTCGGCAAGGAATTGGGTTGCGCGGTTATGGACAGCGAGACCCATTGGTCGAGTACAAGCGAGAGGCATTCAATATGTTTGTAATTTTGTTGGAGAGTATTCGCACGACGTATCTCACGACCATTTTCAAAATGGTTGCCGTCCCCACTCCGTCCGTTGAAACGGAAATTATTCCACAGAATGCCGAATACCGCGGAGCCGAAGAGACTTCGTCATTTGCCTCCACGGAAAAAGAAAAACCCGCTATACAGAAGCCAATCTCTGTCGGTCCCAAAGTAGGAAGAAATGATCCCTGCCCCTGCGGTAGCGGGAAGAAGTATAAGAAATGCCATGGGAAATAATCGTAACGTATGATCCACTTTATTACCGGGAACAAAAATAAGTTCGAAGAAGTGA
Proteins encoded:
- a CDS encoding WecB/TagA/CpsF family glycosyltransferase, producing MDRICALGVTIQNTSIDEAKRFVENSLRSTEFHRIVTINPDFIMTAQRDNEFLDAINNADLSTIDGIGIYIPLLLRGKIPKGRVPGSDFMEYVLEISEHTNLSVFLLVNSCGLSTFQETKSAIKKKFPRLRVFGSDVSVNSPISIKTSLRKASNHSVVLSNFGGRLQEISLAQLQSIPGSTVCLAMGVGGAFDFLTGKQKRAPFIIRKFGLEWLWRLLLQPQRRLRRTWNYVFVYSLLCIKEALVHLILQIDPYVYHRKNSPIQNTAIHK
- a CDS encoding right-handed parallel beta-helix repeat-containing protein, coding for MKSWLIEAGISIFIVGTIALPFFGFARSGDKIYVDKDASGREDGSSSHPYKTISSGLDKARGGDEVIVASGTYKERVTIPSDVKLSGSGQQKTFIKSDDKDDAVVEMKSGSKLWGFTVENGRMGIYVNKDAKVDIVGSRIRDNRHEGIFVEKGDRTDRKLVSISKVEIIGNGWSGVYSKTRKISITESDIKDNGKNGVVFESGVRAWIDNNSISENKGSGLVMNLDGADVTVASKNTFRKNDREGIEVSSYGTTGTIDIKKSRLSENGHYGVARISRTASASVSIWNGLVIEGNNTFFGNGLGNTSPIVRGF
- a CDS encoding glycosyltransferase family 4 protein; this translates as MRIAFIGQKGIPAKSGSVEKYVERISVRMAEKGHDVFVYARAHYTDPELRAWKGVHIIHVPSIPTKHLDAISHTFFATVHALFHRYDIIHYQAVGPSMLSFIPAMLLRHAQVVSTFHCRDYFHQKWGWISRRALRFGEWVACRAPKKTIVVSKELLEYTKKNYGRHAEFIPNGANISEKAIATTLGEFGLREGRYVLSVGRLVGHKGVHYLIKAFLELEDTNKLPNNTKLVIVGSHANTKDYESYLHLMAKGRENVIFLGERFGRELEELFSHAGLFVQPSESEGMPIVLLESMAHALPTLASDIRVHCEVLSGVGLLFQNKNVADLRDKMAFLLNAPEEGSRLGVAAQNRIRNEYSWDAIAERTLSVYESILPQTKKLKRLNFRKRLHAQHIRSIGTEL
- a CDS encoding DUF4012 domain-containing protein, with protein sequence MKRYSWKFWILFWSISLLLLSSWFCFLEIRNGHWKLFDVPTRILPVSTETRKDMRALLSIADFVLKKDDVTRTYLVLFQNNYELRPGGGFIGSFGIVKIRNGELLDFAVHDTGNFDGRIPSTVSPPYPMKELLRIDSWKLRDSNYSPDFPTNARQAETFYQMGEGSESFDGIVGITTDVLVSFLGVTGPVEVPGYPGTYGGESAVWDLEYQVEKGFIDQGIERGDRKSMMNLLGLQVLDRLKSLSLTDRYRLFEVALADLHAKDIQLFFDDEGVTQKIQDAGWDGSINQTWKNDSFLAVDANLGAWKSDYFVKRSYEYTVDFSGEKPQARFALTYNHTATEKDWRVNNYQSFLRLYVPKGSWLVSSEGFLGDTTFGDELGRKTFGGIVQVPLGTEKTVAFTYTLPDTVSSAFYELDIEKQPGLHRVPVSVTVIKKDGSKIQKQFVLDRNVRILATGELIEP
- the secA gene encoding preprotein translocase subunit SecA — its product is MGLFAKIFGSNDRVIAKLRPIVARVNGHEAKIKALSDDALRAKTEEFRARIAKGASLDQLLPEAFAVVREVANRIIGERHYDVQLMGGVVLHQGKIAEMKTGEGKTLTSTLAIYLNALAGKGVHVVTVNDYLAKRDANWMGSVYHALGMSTACILQQGISYRYTPTVIDRDEVSVEPENLIPISRREAYASDITYGTNNEFGFDYLRDNMVQNAEHMVQRDLFYAIVDEVDSILIDEARTPLIISAPDAESTKLYQQFASIVPRLKSEEDYTVDEKMKSISITEAGIAKVEQSLGIGNIYESGRVQYVHHLEQSLKAEVIFKRDRDYVVKDGEVIIVDDFTGRLMVGRRYSDGLHQAIEAKERVAVQKESRTLATITFQNYFRLYEKLAGMTGTAMTSAEEFRKVYEIDSIEIPTNKTMVRKDLPDIVYKTEEEKFRAIAKKLKTLREEGQPALVGTIAIEKSEYLSALLSREGVPHEVLNAKNHEHEAAIVARAGQLGSVTIATNMAGRGTDIKLGEGVREVGGLCIIGTERHEARRIDNQLRGRAGRQGDPGTSQFYVSLEDELMRRFGGDTLKNMMTRLRLPEDEPIQNGLISRTIESAQNKIEGFNFDIRKHVLEYDDVMNKQREVVYRRRRTVLRTSDMRSDTLRLLGEELEKILSAHAVSEDGGWDTNSILDDIRNIFPIDEKKMRNRLDAILRDSSKEQPAKISATIGDFLGEAKVEYGKKEKEIGTDAWLHIQQTIFLRTLDALWMNHLDEIDYLRQGIGLRGYGQRDPLVEYKREAFNMFVILLESIRTTYLTTIFKMVAVPTPSVETEIIPQNAEYRGAEETSSFASTEKEKPAIQKPISVGPKVGRNDPCPCGSGKKYKKCHGK